The nucleotide window TTTAAAGTGAGTTATTTAGTTTTCTTATCTCAAATGTAGGAATAGACTTTTCTAATTTTTGCAAATAAGACCTAAGTGATATTTATTGAGGCGTAAGTGTATTATTTTTTGGAATATGTGTGATTTCATGTTTTTTGCTTTAAGCAAAGGAAGAAATTTTCAAAGCAAATTTTTATTTTTTGTGAAGTTTGAGCTCTTTTTTGTGAAGTTGTATAACATTAAACTATTTCTGTGTTATTATAAGGAATTAAGAAAGTGTTTAATTTATAAAAACATCTTGTATTTATTGAGGTTTAAGCTCCATGCTATTGAATAACAATTAATAAAAGAGTTGAATGATATTAATAAAAAGGGAAAGGCGTATTAGTTTTTTCTCCAGAAAAAAGGAGTTAATAATATTAAAACTGTAAAAAGTTCTAAACGACCAATAAGCATTAAAAATGAACAGAACCATTTTGCACCAACTGATAAATGAGAAAAATTATCAACAGGGCTAACAGAGCCAATAGCAGGCCCTATGTTCCCCAAAGAAGAAGCACAAGCACCTAAGGCAGATTTAATATCTAAGCCTAAAAATGCTAGAATAACTGTTCCTAGAATAAAAATTAGCATGTATAAAACAAAGAAAGATAGAATGTTGAATACAATGGTCTGACTAACTGCTTTACCATCATAACGAACAGGTATAATGGCATTTGGGTGTAATGATTTTTTAAATTCTAAAAAGCTACTTTTAAGTAGAATAATATGACGTACTATTTTTACACCACCAGAAGTTGATCCGGCAGACCCTCCTAAGAAAAATAACGAAAAGAATATTGCCGTAATAAAAAAGTTCCACATGGTAAAATCGGCAGTTACAAAACCTGTAGTTGTAATTACTGAAATAACAGAGAAAAATGAATGACGAAAAGCACTTTCTACTTTTCCAAATACCATTGGGTGTTCAATACTAGTATTTAAATTATGATCTTGAAAAAAGATGATAGTTACTGCAATAATTGTTGAAATACCTATTACACTAAATAAATAATATTTGAATTCTTCGTTTTGTAAAACTTTTTGAATTTTTCCTTTTAAAGCAAAATAAGTAAGTACAAAGTTAGTACCAGCTATAAACATAAATATAGCTATAATGTATTGTATAATAGGCATGTTATTATAATAAGCTACACTAGAGTTCTTTGTTGAAAAACCTCCAGTACTTACAGTAGCCATGGCATGGTTAATGGCATCAAACCAAGTCATACCAGCAACTTTTAATAATATAAATTCAACAAATGTTAAAAGAACATAAATTAACCACAAGCGTTTAGCTGTATCAGTTATTCTAGGGTGTAATTTATCAGCAGAAGGACCAGGAGCTTCAGCCATAAATAATTGCATTCCTCCTATACCCAATAGCGGAAGAATAGCTATGGTAAGTACTATAATTCCCATACCACCAATCCAATGTGTTGCACTTCGCCAAAAAAGAATTCCTTTTGGCATAGATTCAATGTCTGTTAATATGGAAGATCCAGTTGTTGAATACCCAGAAATAGTTTCAAAAAAAGCATCAGGAATTGACGAAATAGCACCAGATAATAAGTAAGGAAGCATTCCAGTACATGACAATGTTAACCATCCTAAAGTAACAATTAGATATCCTTCTTTTTTTTGAATTTTTTTTGAATTAGGCTTGTTAAAGAAAAAAAGTAAAAGCCCAATTGCAACGGTTATTATTCCTGCATTTAAAATTCCTAAAACAGCATTTTCATTATGGTATAAGCTAAAAGGGATGGCAAGCCACATAAACAAGCCATTTAAAACAGCAGTTATACCTAAAAAACGATAAATAAGTTTAAAGTTAAGATTTTCCATTAGTTGAATAAATCTTCTACAATTGATATTGCTTCTGGTAAACAAAACACAATAGCTTTGTCACCACTTTTTAGTTGAAAATCACCAAAAGACATTAACGCTTTTCCATCTCTAATTACACCTCCAATAATGGCTTCTCTAGGGAAACGTAGCTCTTTTACTACTTTTCTTGTAACTCTTGCATTTGGTTGAACTTCAAATTCAAAAACTTCCGCATCAATATTATGTAAATTAGCTAATGCTAAAATTTCACCTTTACGGATATGGCGAAAAATATTACTAGCCGCAATTAATTTTTTATTAATTAGTGTGTCAATACCAATAGTTTGAGAAATATTAATATAATCCATATTTTCAACTAAAGCCACTGTCTTTTTTACTCCTTTTGATTTAGCTACTAAACAAGACATGATATTTGTTTCAGAATCACCAGTAACAGCAACAAAAGCATCCATTTCTCGAATGTTTTCTTCTTCAAGGAGTTCTAAATCTCTTCCATCTCCATTAATAACAAGTGTGTTTCTAAGATTTTCAGCTAATTGTAAAGCTTTTTCTTTTTTACGCTCAATTAATTTTACTTTAAAATTATCAATACATAAATTCCTTGCTGTTTTTTCTCCAATACTACTACCACCAAGAATCATTACATTATTAATATCAACATGTTCTTTTCCTATAATAGGATGTAACTTTTCAATACTATAGCTGGGTACAGAAAAATAAACTTGATCATTCATTTTATATACAGTATCACCACGAGGAATAATAGTTTGTGCTATTCCTTCTCTTTTTATGGCAATAGTAATAAAATCAACTAGGCAATATTTCTCTTTAACTTCTTTAACTGTTAAATCTAAAATAGGAGACTTATAACCTAAAGTTGTTCCCATTATATTGAAAACACCATTTTCAAAAGCTACTGTGTCATTAAAAGAAGATTGATTTAAAAGAAGTTTAATTTCTTTAGCAGCCAACTCCTCAGGAGAAATCATAAAGTCTACACCATAATCTTTAAAGTTGATAACATCATTATTTAAAAATTCTGGGTTGTTTATTCTAGCAATAGTTTTTTTAACGCCTAAGGCTTTACCAATAACAGAGATTGTAAAATTTGTATTTTGACTTTCAGTTACAGCTAATAAAAGATCTGCAGAGTTGATACCAATCTCTTTCAGTAATTTAATAGAAGTAGCATCACCTTTTTTGGTAATAACATCTAAATGATTATTGATGTAATTAAGTTTGTCTCCGTCAAAATCGATTACATAAGTATCTTGAGACTCATAAGAAAGTAATTTAGCCAAATGAAAACCTACGTCTCCAGCCCCGGCTATGATAATCTTCATATTTAAAATTAAAAAAGATAGAGTACAAAGATACTGTGCTTGGTTGGGTTGTGCAAAAAATGATTTATATTTATCATTAAAAAGAAAAATTGCACAATGAAAAAATTAGCTATAAAATCTTGGTCTCAAGATGATAGACCTCGTGAAAAACTATTGTTAAAAGGAAAAAATACATTATCAGATGCTGAGCTTATTGCGATATTAATAAGTTCTGGTAATAGAGAAGAAAGCGCAGTAGATTTATCTAAAAGAATATTACAATCAGTAGGGAATAATCTCAATAATTTATCAAAATTATCCATTGAAGAGTTAATGCACTTTAAAGGAATAGGGGAGGCAAAAGCTACAACTATTGTTACTGCATTAGAATTTGGTAAAAGAAAACAATTTGAAAAAAAACAACAAATAAGTAAAATAACATCTTCATTTGATGTTGCAAAAATAATGCAACCTATAATAGGAGATTTGGAACACGAAGAATTTTGGGTGTTGTATTTAAATAATTCAAATAAAATTTTAGCAAACCATCAAATAAGCAAAGGTGGGTTAACTGCTACTTTAGTTGATGTTCGAATTATATTTAAAAAAGCATTGGAACTTTTTGCCGTTGGGTTAATATTGTGTCATAATCATCCGTCAGGTAAATTAATACCAAGCAATTCAGATATTGAATTAACAAAAAAAATAAAGAAAGCAACTTTTACATTAGACTTAAAATTATTAGATCATTTAATAATTACTGAAAAAGCGTATTTTAGCTTTGCAGATGAGGGAGTTTTATAAAAAACTTAAAACTTTGCTACTTATAAAATTATAAAAATGCTTTTAATTTATACGCATAAGATTACTCCTAGGGTTAGATATACTTTTAAACACATCATAACCCGTGTATTACAAATACCTATAAGTTTTACAAATAAAGTTGAAGAATTTGTAGCACATAATGGACCTAAATTTTCATACACTAAAGTAGCATTAGGAAAAGAATTTTTTATTAAAAGTCACGATTTACTTTTTCAGCAAGGAATAAGAGATGTAGAAATACACATGCAAAAATGGAAAGGAGTTCCTTGTTTTTTCTTACAAGGAGACAAATCAAATATACCTTTTGATATATTTTCAGCAAGCTTTTATTTAATTACTCGTTATGAAGAATATTTACCTCATATAAAAGATAAACATGGACGGTTTGAAGCAGCAGAAAGTATAGCTTTTAAATATAAGTTTTTAGAAAAACCACTTATTGATATTTGGTCGTACATGTTTTTAGAAGAATTGAAACAACGTTTTCCTGAATATAAATATAGTTCAAGAAAATATAGTTTCATTTCTACAATTGACGTTGATAATGCTTTTGCATATAAACATAAAAGTTTTGTTAGAACTGTAGGTGGTTTTTTTAAAGATGCATATCAGTTAAAAGTTTTTAATTTATGGGATAGGTTTAGTATTCGTTTTAATATTAAAAAAGATCCATTTGATACATTTCAGAAAATTATTGATTTAAAAAAACAACATGATATAAGAACGCTTTTCTTTTTTTTAATAGCTGATTATACAACATTTGACACTAATGTTTCTGCTTCAAAAACTAAATTTAAATTATTAATTAAAAACATGGTAGACTATGCAAGAGTAGGTTTGCATCCTTCCTATTATACAATGAATGATTTAGCGATGCTAAAAAAAGAAAAAGAACGATTGGAAGCTATAACCAATATGCCTATTAAACGATCAAGGCAACATTATTTACGTTTTTCATTGCCTGATACTTACCAGAAACTAATTGATTTAGAAATAGAGGAAGATTATTCAATGGGGTATGCAAGCCATGCAGGATTTAGAGCAAGTACTTGTACACCATTTTATTTTTACGATATTGATTTTGAAATACAAACACCATTAAAAGTTTTTCCTTTTGCTGTTATGGATACTACGTTAAATGATTATATGAAATTAACTCCTAAACAAGCTCTAGGTAAAATTAGAGATTTAAAAAATGAAGTAAAAAGAGTAAATGGTGTTTTTATAACATTGTTTCATAATGAAAGTTTAAGTGGGTATCAACGTTGGAGAGGGTGGAGTAGGTTGTATGATTCTATGTTAAAAATAGTAAAAGCTTAATGATTTCATTCGTAAAGAGAAAAGATCTAGAGATAGAAAAGTATAATGATTGTATTATTAATTCTCTACAATCAAATGTATTCGGGTTTTCTTGGTATCTAGATATAATAGCTGATGATTGGAGTGTTTTAGTATTGAATGATTATGAAGCTGTAATGCCGTTGCCTTTTAGAAAAAAAGCTTTTATTAAGTATGTTTATCCACCTTTTTGGTTAATTCAACTAGGTATATATTCAAATGAGGTTGAAGATGAAAACGAGTTTTTAATAGAACTCTTTGAAAACTTTAAATTTGTCGAATTACGTATGAATTCCATGAATTCGTTTAGCATGTTTTCTGTTTTTCAACAAGAAAAAAGAATACAAGTTTTATCGTTAAAACAAGATTATGAGATTATTTATACTAATTACAATAGAAATAGAAAAAGAGAATTAAAAAAAGCTGTGATTCATGACTTAAACGAATGTTGGAGTGATTGCCCAACAGTTTTAATTAACTTATTTAAAGAAAACGTAGGTAAACGTGTAAAAAAAATTTCTGAAAAAGATTATGATAGATTACTATCATTAATGCAGGTTTGTATTCGTAAAAAAGTAGGTGAGCTTTTAACTGTTTATGATATGGATAATAGAATTGTTTCTGGAGCTTTTTTTTTAAAACATAAAAAAAGAGTAACTGAATTGGTTTGTTCTTCTGATTTTAAAAATCGGAAAAATGGGGCTAATACATTTATGAATGATAGAGCAATCTATAAATATTCAAGAAATTTTGATGTTTTTGATTTTGGAGGTTCTTCTATGAAAAACATTGCTAATTACTATAAAAGTTTTGGAGCAGTTGATGAGAAATACATTCAATTGTATTATAATGACTTACCCAAATTTATTAAGTTTTTTAAACGGTGAAATTGTTTCTTTTATAATAATAAACAAAAGTAAGAAAGGAAGTTATTCCTGTAAACCACATTAATAAGGCTGAAGTTATTGCTGCTCCTTTAATACCTAATTTGGGTATTAAATAATAATTAGAAATTATATTTATACATAGTGCAGTTAAAGTTATATAATAGTTTGCTTTTATTTTTCCAATAGAAGATAAAAGGTTACCAAAAAGACCTCTAAATATCAAAATTCCACATACACCTATATTCAAAATAAAAAAACTCTCCCTGTATTGAGTAAAACTTGCATCAAAAAAAGTTAAAGTTATTTCATCAAAAAGATGAAAAAAGATAACAAAACCTATACTAATGACTGAAAATAATAACATATAACTTTTTATATAGTTATAAATGTATTTTTTTTGAGTGATTTTTTCAGTAAAAGAAACAAAGTCTGTAGTAATAAAAACTCTAGGTAAAAATAAAATACTAAAAGGTATTAAGGATATATATCTATAAGCAGTAATGCTTTCTGGTTCTTCTAAAAGATAACCAACTAATAAAATATCAATAGCAAAAAGTAACATGGTAGCTACATTAGCTAACCCTCCAAAAAAACCGTATTTCCAAAACTCTTTATTAATAAAAGAAGGTTTTTCTATTCTTGTTTTTAATTGAATATTTATTTCTTTTCGGAATACAAAAACAGTAATGATAGGTGTAGTTATTAAGGCAGTGATATATCCATTCTCTTGAAAAAAGTAGCAAAATAAACTTACAGTAACTATTAAAAGTGAATTGTATATGATTTCGCAATAAGCAACTACTTTATTTCTATGTTCCAAACGTGCTTTTATTTTAATGACTTCAAATAAAAAGAGAGGAATGAAAATTAAAGAAAAAATACTTAAGTAATGCCCTGTTTTAAATAATTTAAAAGGAAACAAAAAACCTATAGAAGCAATTATAATTGAAAGAACTCCAGAAGCAATAACACCTTTTTTTAATACATAATAGAGGAGGGATTTTTTGTCTTTGTTATTATTTGTTAGTGCTCCATAACGTATATAACTTTGATGCAATCCAAAACCTATAAATGGAATTAAAAAAGTAATAATATTCCAAGAAAATAATACTAAACCTAGCTCTTTGTTTGGTATTAACTGTAAAGCAATCCAAGAGGTTAAAAAAGAGAATATTCTTGCTATTATAGTTGCTGTAAATATATAGCCACCTGAACGATTTAAAAAACTTTGTATGTAGGTTCTAATTAAATTCAATTTAATGCTTTTTCATATAGTTTAGAGAATTGATTAGCAATACTGTTATTACTGAAGT belongs to Tenacibaculum sp. MAR_2010_89 and includes:
- a CDS encoding TrkH family potassium uptake protein, giving the protein MENLNFKLIYRFLGITAVLNGLFMWLAIPFSLYHNENAVLGILNAGIITVAIGLLLFFFNKPNSKKIQKKEGYLIVTLGWLTLSCTGMLPYLLSGAISSIPDAFFETISGYSTTGSSILTDIESMPKGILFWRSATHWIGGMGIIVLTIAILPLLGIGGMQLFMAEAPGPSADKLHPRITDTAKRLWLIYVLLTFVEFILLKVAGMTWFDAINHAMATVSTGGFSTKNSSVAYYNNMPIIQYIIAIFMFIAGTNFVLTYFALKGKIQKVLQNEEFKYYLFSVIGISTIIAVTIIFFQDHNLNTSIEHPMVFGKVESAFRHSFFSVISVITTTGFVTADFTMWNFFITAIFFSLFFLGGSAGSTSGGVKIVRHIILLKSSFLEFKKSLHPNAIIPVRYDGKAVSQTIVFNILSFFVLYMLIFILGTVILAFLGLDIKSALGACASSLGNIGPAIGSVSPVDNFSHLSVGAKWFCSFLMLIGRLELFTVLILLTPFFWRKN
- the trkA gene encoding Trk system potassium transporter TrkA; this translates as MKIIIAGAGDVGFHLAKLLSYESQDTYVIDFDGDKLNYINNHLDVITKKGDATSIKLLKEIGINSADLLLAVTESQNTNFTISVIGKALGVKKTIARINNPEFLNNDVINFKDYGVDFMISPEELAAKEIKLLLNQSSFNDTVAFENGVFNIMGTTLGYKSPILDLTVKEVKEKYCLVDFITIAIKREGIAQTIIPRGDTVYKMNDQVYFSVPSYSIEKLHPIIGKEHVDINNVMILGGSSIGEKTARNLCIDNFKVKLIERKKEKALQLAENLRNTLVINGDGRDLELLEEENIREMDAFVAVTGDSETNIMSCLVAKSKGVKKTVALVENMDYINISQTIGIDTLINKKLIAASNIFRHIRKGEILALANLHNIDAEVFEFEVQPNARVTRKVVKELRFPREAIIGGVIRDGKALMSFGDFQLKSGDKAIVFCLPEAISIVEDLFN
- the radC gene encoding DNA repair protein RadC, producing MKKLAIKSWSQDDRPREKLLLKGKNTLSDAELIAILISSGNREESAVDLSKRILQSVGNNLNNLSKLSIEELMHFKGIGEAKATTIVTALEFGKRKQFEKKQQISKITSSFDVAKIMQPIIGDLEHEEFWVLYLNNSNKILANHQISKGGLTATLVDVRIIFKKALELFAVGLILCHNHPSGKLIPSNSDIELTKKIKKATFTLDLKLLDHLIITEKAYFSFADEGVL
- a CDS encoding polysaccharide deacetylase family protein, which encodes MLLIYTHKITPRVRYTFKHIITRVLQIPISFTNKVEEFVAHNGPKFSYTKVALGKEFFIKSHDLLFQQGIRDVEIHMQKWKGVPCFFLQGDKSNIPFDIFSASFYLITRYEEYLPHIKDKHGRFEAAESIAFKYKFLEKPLIDIWSYMFLEELKQRFPEYKYSSRKYSFISTIDVDNAFAYKHKSFVRTVGGFFKDAYQLKVFNLWDRFSIRFNIKKDPFDTFQKIIDLKKQHDIRTLFFFLIADYTTFDTNVSASKTKFKLLIKNMVDYARVGLHPSYYTMNDLAMLKKEKERLEAITNMPIKRSRQHYLRFSLPDTYQKLIDLEIEEDYSMGYASHAGFRASTCTPFYFYDIDFEIQTPLKVFPFAVMDTTLNDYMKLTPKQALGKIRDLKNEVKRVNGVFITLFHNESLSGYQRWRGWSRLYDSMLKIVKA
- a CDS encoding polysaccharide biosynthesis C-terminal domain-containing protein codes for the protein MNLIRTYIQSFLNRSGGYIFTATIIARIFSFLTSWIALQLIPNKELGLVLFSWNIITFLIPFIGFGLHQSYIRYGALTNNNKDKKSLLYYVLKKGVIASGVLSIIIASIGFLFPFKLFKTGHYLSIFSLIFIPLFLFEVIKIKARLEHRNKVVAYCEIIYNSLLIVTVSLFCYFFQENGYITALITTPIITVFVFRKEINIQLKTRIEKPSFINKEFWKYGFFGGLANVATMLLFAIDILLVGYLLEEPESITAYRYISLIPFSILFLPRVFITTDFVSFTEKITQKKYIYNYIKSYMLLFSVISIGFVIFFHLFDEITLTFFDASFTQYRESFFILNIGVCGILIFRGLFGNLLSSIGKIKANYYITLTALCINIISNYYLIPKLGIKGAAITSALLMWFTGITSFLTFVYYYKRNNFTV